In Coleofasciculus sp. FACHB-T130, the DNA window TGATGCGGCAAGTAGGCGTCACAAAATAGCGGAAATTGCGACCTTGTTGGATTACTAATTGTTCATCACCCATTCCTTATTCCCCGTTACCGAATGACTGAGAGCCTGTTTTGTGTAGAAAATCTGCGGGTTGCTTATCCCAGCCGTCGATCTACTGCCATGCCTTCTTGGGCAGTGGATGATGTCTCTTTCACTTTAGAACCTGGAGAGAAACTGGGATTAGTGGGAGAATCGGGCTGCGGTAAATCAACTCTGGGAAGGGCGGCGATGCGCTTGTTACCAGCTTCGTCTCGCGTTGAGGGGCGGGTGACGTTTGCTGGGAATTCCGTGTTCGATCTGACTCCGGCACAGTTACGGCGGTTTCGGGGGGAAGCGGTGGCGCTGGTGTTTCAAGATCCGATGACGCGCCTCGATCCCCTGATGACCATTGGGAAGCACTGTCTGGAAACGCTCCGGAGTCATCAACCTCATCTGTCACGGCAACAGATGAAAGAAAAGGTACTCGAAACCTTGGATGCGGTGAAGATCCCGGCAAGTCGATGGTCGCAGTATCCTCACGAGTTTAGTGGAGGAATGCGGCAACGAGTCGCGATCGCGCTGGCCTTGCTTCTCAACCCAAAGCTAATTGTGGCAGATGAACCTACGACCAGTTTGGACGTAACCGTAGCCGCACAGATTTTACAAGAATTGACGCGACTGTGCCGGGAACGAGAGATGGCATTGTTGCTGATTTCTCACGATTTGGCAATGGTGGGAGAGTATTGCGATCGCATTGCAGTGATGTATGCCGGGAAGATGGTAGAAACTGGCTCACCCCAGTCTATCTTTCGGCAACCGCAACACGAATATACGCGATCGCTTTTGGACGCGGCTTTTCACATCAGGAAATATGACACGGAAGTTGAGGAGCCGAAGAGCAATCATTCATTACCAACTCCCCTTCTGCGAATCAAAAATTTGCAGCAGTACTACACCTTAGAGAGCAATTTCATCGGACAGTTTCTTTCCAAGAATGTCCCCGTTATTAAAGCGGTAGATGATATCAACTTGGAACTTTATCCAGGGGAAATTTTAGGCTTAGTGGGAGAATCCGGATGCGGGAAGAGTACCTTGTCCCGGACGATCTTGCAGTTAATTCGCCCAACGAAAGGAAGCGTTGAGTTTCTGGGACAGGATTTAGCTCAGATGTCTACTAAAGCCGTGAGGGCATCGCGACGGCAAATGCAAATGGTGTTTCAAGATCCCCATGCTTGTCTCAATCCGCTGATGACAGTCGGTGAAAGTATTGCCGATCCCCTGTTTATCCACAAACTAGCTAGCCCCGATGAAGCGAAAGTGCAGGTAATGCAGATGCTAGAGCGAGTAGGTTTAACGCCTACAAGCGAGTATTATCAGCGGTATCCCTCGGATTTGTCGGGGGGACAGCAGCAACGGGTCGCAATCGCTCGTGCTTTGATTACTCGACCCAAACTGCTAATCTGCGATGAACCAGTGAGTATGCTAGATGCTAGCGTCCAGACACAAGTACTGGAGTTGATGTTAGAGTTAAAGCGGGAATTCGATTTAACGTATTTGTTTATTACTCACGACCTCTCTGTGGCAAGATTTTTGTGCGATCGCATTGCAGTTATGAATGCCGGTCGTATTGTCGAACTCGGCTCAACCCACGAGATTTTTACGAATTCCCAGCACCCCTACACCCAGACGTTGCTACAAGCCGCCCCTTTACTGGTATCGCAGCAGCCAAAATAGAATTGTTTTGACTGGTCAGCACAACATGGCATCTACGATCGGCTTCAGAGTCAGGGACTAAATGGTGTGTTAAAATCCTTAAACATAGACTTATATTCGGCTGTAGTGTTTGTTATTTCTACTGACAGGCAGTTTCTCCGGATCTAACTCTCTACACCACTTTTTTGATTCTGGAGACATTCCATGTCAATCTATGTAGGCAACCTATCCTACGAAGTTACGCAAGACGACCTCAGTAATGTTTTTGCTGAGTATGGAACCGTTAAGCGGGTTCAGTTGCCAACCGATCGCGAGACAGGTCGGATGCGTGGTTTTGCTTTTGTGGAAATGGATACAGAAACTGAAGAAACTGCCGCCATTGAAGCTCTCAACGGCGCTGAGTGGATGGGACGAGAGCTAAAAGTGAACAAAGCTAAGCCTCGTGAGGATAAAGGAGGCGGAGGTCGTCCTGGTGGTGGCTGGGGCGGCAACAATAGAGGCGGTGGCGGTGGCGGCGGCGGCGGTGGTGGTGGCGGCTATCGACGCTACTAATGCAATTAATCAAATAGTTTAGGAGGACACCGGATGACCCAAGTAGTTGTAGGCGAAAATGAAGGCATTGAGTCAGCCCTGCGCCGATTTAAGCGTCAAGTCTCTAAAGCAGGGATTTTTCCAGATATAAGACGGCAACGTCACTTTGAGACTCCTTTGGAAAAACGCAAGCGCAAAGCGATCGCGAGAAGGCGTAAGAAGCGTTTCCGTTATTAAGTCTTACCGTCCGAAAATCGAGTTTAAGACAGATTAATAACTTCATCTGTAACATTCTTCAGCACAACGCAGCCTCAAGAGCGTTTAACAGCTTGCTATCAAGCGATCTTTGCTTAGGCTCTATTTCAAAAGCTGGTGAGGCTTTAAAGCAAAATTTAAAGGCATCACCATCACAAGTTTTGAAATAGAGCCATTTCTTGTATTTTTCTCTACAAATTTTAGCAAGCATGACCCCAGAAGCAATACGTATTATCGCTGACCTAAGGCGTGAGTTTTATTCTCTCTTTGCTACTGCTATGAATGTGCCAGTAAGAGTTACTGGAAGTTCCTATAGTAGTAACTTTCCGATTGCATCTTGGATAGACAATCGGAGCCAAGTGAACTATATAAGTATTTACGCATACACTGCACCAGACAAGTTAATTCCTCAACGCCCATTTCTTTTAAGAGTGGCGATTAATAAGAGCGCTGGTAGAGTCACAACGGCACAATGGGGAAGGGAATGTCGAGGACTTAATCAGGGTTGGTACTTCGAGTTAACTGTACTACCAGAGGAAATCTTAGACTTTCTACCTTGGGTCGTCAGCTTAGTGAAAGCGCACGATCGGGGTTCCCTGTCACTTGTTCAAGACCCTCCTCATCCATTTGAATTTAAAGTATCCGAAGGGCCTTTGTCCAATGATGCTTGGACTCATTCTGCTTTGAAGATTGCAGACTCCTCAAAGTCTCAATCTTTCGTTCCCGCGATACTTCCGGAACCGAAGAACCGAGGTGCAGAGGTGTCTAGGAGTAGAAGAGCCGGAATATAAGGCCGGATTTCACCTGAAAATCTTTCGATATCACAGATAACATTGATAAACTGTCCTGGGGATCGAGGGACTAGAATTATAAAAGATTCCTTAGTTTGATTTTGGGATAAAGCCGCACAAGCGTATTCCACTTTACGTCCCAAGACTCCGGTTATACTAAACTTACTTGTCGCCTTGAATATTCATCCTGGAAGGGAAGAATCGTTTAAAGGCGGCGTTTCAAGCAGGCAGCAAGGTGACAACCGTGGGTCACACCTTTTTAATGGAGGCAGGACGATGGACGCTCCAAGGAAATTGGCTGGAGCGTCACGAGATGCCAATCACCGTGAGTGGCAGAACATTAGTGGCCTGGGGTCGAGAAAACTGGTTCACAATGGTGACAAAGCTGAGCTTTCCAGGCAGCGCCCGCGAGGAAATTTCTTTACAATATCGTGGGCGATTTGATGCTGGGGAACGCCAATATACCTATGTACTACAGCACAATCTTTTAGGTCGTGTTGAGGGCGAGGGCTGGGTTACGCCAGATTCGATCGTTCAGCGTTACTGGGTATTAGGCGATCGCCAGCGGCGCACTGGTTTCGATACCTTGCACCGTCTCAATGAGAATACCTACTACCTTTCTAGTGGCATCATGGCGGGTCATTATTTGACTAGCACGATGGAAGCAACGATGGAGCGTCAGCCACAATCATATTCTTGATCGCTCTAGAAATTCAGCTTCAGGCTCTAGATGGTCAGTAAGAAGTATAAAGTGTGAAATATGAAGTGGAATTTGGGAAATATAAAGTAAGAGGTATGAAGTAGGAAAGAACGTTTACTGGTCTTTCCGGTTTCTTGCGTGGAACTCAATATCTGTTTTCGCTTGAAGGCTTAAAACTCCATCCTGAAGACATAAGACTTCATCCTTCGAGATAAAGTTAATAGTTCCCTATAGGTAAATATTACAAATGCTCCCGATTTTAGGAGCCAAATTATGATGACAGACCCCAACACCGATCGCTTACTCGCCAATCGCTATCAACTCTTAGGGTTGGTAGGCAAAGGCGCAATGGGTCGAGTGTATCAAGCCAGGGATATGTTACTGGGAGGTGTCACCGTCGCGGTTAAGTTCCTCTCTCAGACGCTACTAAACCAAAAAATGCGCGATCGCTTTGAGCGAGAAGCAACCATCTGCGCTGTTTTGGGAGAAAAAAGTATTCACATTGTCCGAGTCAGGGATTATGGCGTGGACGAGAACGAAATCCCGTTCTACGTCATGGAATTTCTCCAAGGGGAGAGTCTGAGCGAGGTTCTCAAAGACCGGCCCCTGTCCTTGCCCCGATTTTTGAATATCACTCGCCAAATTTGTTTAGGGCTACAATGCGCTCACCAGGGCATCCTCATAGATGGTGAAGTCTGTCCGATTATTCATCGGGATATAAAGCCTAGTAATATTACAGTCGTTCAAGATACGACTTTAGGTGAGTTAGTCAAGATTCTGGATTTTGGCATCGCCAAGCTGCTCCAGTCCGACATCGCTCAGACTAACTCGTTTATGGGCACTTTAGCTTATTGTTCTCCAGAACAAATGGAGGGCAGAGAACTGGATAAGCGCTCTGACATTTATAGTCTGGGCGTAATGATGTTTGAGATGTTGACGGCTGAGATGCCCTTAATGGCAGAGACTCACTCGTTTGGCGGCTGGTATAAAGCTCATCACTTTATCCCCCCAAGAACTTTTGATTCGGTTAATCCCGATCTAAAATTGCCAAAATCTCTAGAAAGCTTAGTGATGAGCTGTTTGGCAAAAGTCCCTAGCGATCGCCCCCAAAATGCGGCTCAAGTGTTGCAAGCATTAGAGCCATTGGAGCAACGTTTTGGTCAAGGTCGGCAATTAGGTCAGCGGATTGGAGAAGTTCTATCTAAACTGCCCGTCGTAGCCGATCCCAAACCTAAGAACGCCCCGACAGCCGATGAAGTCTGCCGCTTAACTTCCTGGCCTAAAAACAAACCAATTGCAGAGATTGTATTTCCCCATCTACTTCGCACTAGCCGCGAAGTTTTACCTACCCTGTGGGTCATGCTTCACAAACCGGAAATTCAGAATCGCCTGATCAGCACTCGCTACAATCAGTTTCTGTTTTTGATGTCTCCTCATCCCATGCTGCTGTGGATTACCGCCCTGCACAACCGCGAACAAGGCCCTCGCTGGCTCAGTTGCTACCTGGATCTAAAAACTTCTATGGGTCAGGATATTGTGCGACAACTGGGAGAAAACGGGATTTACCGGATTTTGTTCTTTGCTTTGGAGGAACCGCATCGGTGCGCGAATGTAATGATTTCCACAATTGCCCCTGTCCAACGCCAAATGTTGCAAGAGTGGGCAAATACAAGCCAAACCTTACCCTCAGTGGCTCAGCCCCAAATGAGTAAAAGTCTGCTCAAGCAAGAGTTTGAGAAGCTAAAGCCCAAGATTTTGATGAAGCTGGAATCTGTTCAGACCGGAGATTATTCTTCGGATATCTCAGGATAGTCTGGGTGCTGAGTTAGGGCAAGAGAGTCAGGAGTTCATGAAGAGTCCAATAGACTCGCGCTTGATTGTTTTTAATTTTACACTTGATGCGATCGCGTCGCCTATGCCCGCAGGCGTGCCTGCAAAGCGTCTATTCGCTAGCGGTTCTCGCTTTCGCTCATGTCTGCACAGCGATCAAGCTGTCGCATTTATTTTTGTAGTATGAAAATTTTTGTAGTACGAAAACCTAAACTCAAAAAACCAATTTCGCTTATGCCAGTACTGCCAAACTTGTCATAAACTATTCAACTTCATGTCAAAACTCTGAAAAATCGGTACCAATTCAGCAAGCTTGACACGCCAACCGAGAAATCTTGGTCTACGTTCATCTACTTAAACACGCTTCCTTACTACAAGATATTATCTTTGTCCTTCGGATATTTAAATAGACAACGCTTCCAACCGTAAGCAATTTCCTAAAACTCAACTTTCTTGAAACTGAAGTTGACGCCCCAGCACCCCCAGCTTCTTTCCCCTGAGGAACAAAGCAAGAGACGGAGGTCGCCCACTGCGACACGGATACTCTATTCCTGAGGATTTGGCTCTAAGCCCCATTGGTGCTTCAGAAGATGCTTGTATGTAGCTTCGCGCATCACCATTTGTTCATAGAGTTTGACCAAGAAGTGCTGAGCTTGTTCGCGGCTCATATTCTCCACTTGGCTTTCAAAGGAACGGATGCTGAATTGTTGTTCGAGAGACAGTTCGATAGGTTGGTTCATGGTAAGCTCCGACTTTAGAGAGAGTGTATGTTTATCAATCGCTGAAGCACTCACAGGGTAAGGGCTGAACATCGCTGAACCGTCTAACCATTTCCCTGTTATTACGAAAGATAACAATAATTTGACAAAATGCCCATCTTTCTTTGTGTATACTTCAGTTGATCCCAAAGATGGAATATGTCCCCAGAAAGTTTCATCTAGGGTTGAGGTAGTTTTAGCAAGTTGTTGGAGGGAAAATTGCTCATCACGAACAAACGGCTAAGTAAATATACTTACTAAGCCATAGCAGTGCCGCTCTTCAACCACTGGAGACGCAATGCAGTTCCCTAAACACATTGCATTCAACACATTTGCTCTCTCAAGTGACTCTACCCACCCAGAGGATGTCTGAGAAGTCGGTTATGGCACCATCCAGTCGGTACTGCCTTTTCTGCATTTGGGCGACTTATGCGGTAGCCGCCCCTACGATAGGCTCATCGAGCAATCCTCAAGGGTTGTCAGAATTAATCGCATTAGCGATCTCGTAGTGGAGCAGTATGGCGCTCAGCTTGCGCCTTCGCACTGCATAGCGCTAAGGAAGGGAAAGAAGAGAGATGGAAGATTTCATGAATGATTTAAGATGAATGGCGCTGACTTAAGCCCTGAACTAAAACCCTAAACTAAAGTTTGGGCTAAGAGCTAAGGTCAGTTAAAACTGACTAAAATACTGCCAGAACAAAAGCTTTCAACCTGTGAAAACAGGTTAAAAGCTTTAAGGTGAGAGATTTATCTCAAGGCTCTTATGTCAGTGCCATTCGATTTAAAATGGCTATACTACTTTTCAAATATCCTCTTAAACTGATATCTGAGAGATTAAAGGTTGACTTGCTGAATCGTTTGGCGCAGG includes these proteins:
- a CDS encoding RNA-binding protein, producing MSIYVGNLSYEVTQDDLSNVFAEYGTVKRVQLPTDRETGRMRGFAFVEMDTETEETAAIEALNGAEWMGRELKVNKAKPREDKGGGGRPGGGWGGNNRGGGGGGGGGGGGGYRRY
- a CDS encoding ABC transporter ATP-binding protein — translated: MTESLFCVENLRVAYPSRRSTAMPSWAVDDVSFTLEPGEKLGLVGESGCGKSTLGRAAMRLLPASSRVEGRVTFAGNSVFDLTPAQLRRFRGEAVALVFQDPMTRLDPLMTIGKHCLETLRSHQPHLSRQQMKEKVLETLDAVKIPASRWSQYPHEFSGGMRQRVAIALALLLNPKLIVADEPTTSLDVTVAAQILQELTRLCREREMALLLISHDLAMVGEYCDRIAVMYAGKMVETGSPQSIFRQPQHEYTRSLLDAAFHIRKYDTEVEEPKSNHSLPTPLLRIKNLQQYYTLESNFIGQFLSKNVPVIKAVDDINLELYPGEILGLVGESGCGKSTLSRTILQLIRPTKGSVEFLGQDLAQMSTKAVRASRRQMQMVFQDPHACLNPLMTVGESIADPLFIHKLASPDEAKVQVMQMLERVGLTPTSEYYQRYPSDLSGGQQQRVAIARALITRPKLLICDEPVSMLDASVQTQVLELMLELKREFDLTYLFITHDLSVARFLCDRIAVMNAGRIVELGSTHEIFTNSQHPYTQTLLQAAPLLVSQQPK
- a CDS encoding NblA/ycf18 family protein; protein product: MNQPIELSLEQQFSIRSFESQVENMSREQAQHFLVKLYEQMVMREATYKHLLKHQWGLEPNPQE
- the rpsU gene encoding 30S ribosomal protein S21 is translated as MTQVVVGENEGIESALRRFKRQVSKAGIFPDIRRQRHFETPLEKRKRKAIARRRKKRFRY
- a CDS encoding serine/threonine-protein kinase; the encoded protein is MMTDPNTDRLLANRYQLLGLVGKGAMGRVYQARDMLLGGVTVAVKFLSQTLLNQKMRDRFEREATICAVLGEKSIHIVRVRDYGVDENEIPFYVMEFLQGESLSEVLKDRPLSLPRFLNITRQICLGLQCAHQGILIDGEVCPIIHRDIKPSNITVVQDTTLGELVKILDFGIAKLLQSDIAQTNSFMGTLAYCSPEQMEGRELDKRSDIYSLGVMMFEMLTAEMPLMAETHSFGGWYKAHHFIPPRTFDSVNPDLKLPKSLESLVMSCLAKVPSDRPQNAAQVLQALEPLEQRFGQGRQLGQRIGEVLSKLPVVADPKPKNAPTADEVCRLTSWPKNKPIAEIVFPHLLRTSREVLPTLWVMLHKPEIQNRLISTRYNQFLFLMSPHPMLLWITALHNREQGPRWLSCYLDLKTSMGQDIVRQLGENGIYRILFFALEEPHRCANVMISTIAPVQRQMLQEWANTSQTLPSVAQPQMSKSLLKQEFEKLKPKILMKLESVQTGDYSSDISG